The Carnobacterium divergens nucleotide sequence CAGGCGGTTTTGGCGATCGTGGATTAGAAGGGAAAATCTCAGCAATTCGTTACGCTCGTGAAAATAAAGTTCCATTCTTAGGAATCTGTTTAGGAATGCAATTAGCCTGTGTTGAATTTGCCCGTAACGTTGCAGGCTTAGCAGATGCCGATTCAGCAGAAACAAATCCAAATTGTGAAAACAACATTATTGATTTGATGAGTGATCAAGAAAATATCGAAAACTTAGGTGGAACCTTACGTTTAGGTTTATACCCATGTCATTTAGTGCCAGGAACAGTGGCCGCTAAGTCTTACGACAATGCAGAAGTTGTTGAAGAACGTCACCGTCACCGTTACGAATTTAACAATGAGTACCGTCAAACCTTAGAAGAAGCAGGATTGGTCTTTTCAGGCGTTTCACCAGACAACCGTTTAGTTGAAATCGTTGAATTATCAGATCATCCATTCTATGTTGCCTGTCAATTCCATCCAGAATTGATTTCACGTCCAACACGTCCACAAAAATTATTTACTGGATTTATTGGAGCAGCACTTCAATCAAAATAACCCTTTTAAAGTCTTAAAATGGCAATTCGTCATTTTAAGACTTTTTTATTTTCTGAATTACGTTAACCTAAAAAAACTTGAAAGTTAACGTAATTTGAAGTAGACTGTAAAAAAAGCATTTATTCTTAAACTAAAAGGGGCGTTTAGATGAAACTAACGACAAAAGATAGGATTCAAATAGCACTATGTACAGCATTACTTTCTATTTCTTCTTTAATTATGATTCCAATTGGGCCAATCCCGATTACGTTGCAAGTTCTTTTTATGATTTTAATACCAGCTTTACTAGGCGCCAAAAAAGGCATGTTGACGATTGGTTTATACCTAGTACTAGGTTTAGTAGGATTTCCAGTATTCGCAGGAGGGATGGGGGGATTGCAAAGTTTACTAAAACCTTCATTTGGTTATTTAATAGGAGGATTTGTCATCGCAGCAATGATTGGTAGCGTAGCTAATAAAAATGCTTCCTTTAAATCACTAGTTACGATTTCTGTCATCAGTATTCCTGTTCTTTATAGTATCGGTATTAGTTATGCTTACTTTTTGATGAACATTGTTTTGGAAACACCCATTAGTTTAAGTGTCTTAATTACTACAAGCATCTCAGTATTCTTACCTTTAGATATTATAAAAGCAATAGTTGCTTCATTTTTAGCAGTAAGGATCAGAAAAGCAGTCGGTATCAAAACGATTGTATCCTAGCAAATGTCAGTCTCTTTAAACTAAAAAGAGGCTGACATTTTTGTTATTTTTTTTCAATAAGCTATTCAAAGTTCACAAAGTAATTCGAAACTTAATAAATGAACTATTGTATTTTTGCCTTTTCTTTTCTATTATGGTTATTAGGGACAAAATAAAATTGAGATTAAAACGAACTTAAATGATTGTTACTATAGAAAAGTGAGGATATAAATTTATGAAAAAATTAGTGATCAATGGCGGAAAGCCATTATCAGGTGAACTGACGATTAGTGGTGCTAAAAATAGTACCGTAGCACTGATTCCAGCAGCAATATTAGCCGATTCGCCAGTAACGTTAGAAGGGGTTCCAGACATCCAAGATGTTCATTCATTAATTGAAATATTAACGATTATGGGAGTTGAAGTTGATTTTAAAGGTTCAACTTTGACAATTGATCCAACAAACATGGTTTCAATTCCAATGCCAAGTGGAAAAATCAAGAGTCTAAGAGCTTCTTACTACTTTATGGGAGCTTTGTTAACTAAATACGGACAAGGTGTTGTAGGGCTCCCAGGAGGCTGTTTCTTAGGACCAAGACCAATCGATCAACACATTAAAGGTTTTGAAGCATTAGGCGCAACAGTTGATAATGAAATGGGTGCAATGTACTTAAGAACAAGTGAAGAAGGGTTAGTCGGCGCACGAGTTTATTTAGATGTCGTATCAATTGGAGCAACCATCAATTTAATGTTGGCAGCCGTTAAAGCAAAAGGCAAAACGATTATTGAAAATGCTGCCCGCGAGCCTGAAATTATTGATGTGGCAACCTTGCTAAACAATATGGGTGGAAAAGTTAGAGGTGCCGGAACCGACGTGATTCGAATTGAAGGCGTAGAAGAACTGCACGGCTGTCGTCACACCGTAATTCCTGATCGAATTGAAGCCGGAACGTACTTATCCATAGCAGGAGCAGTTGGAACGGATGTTGTTATTAAAAATGTTATTTTTGAACATTTAGAAGGATTAATCGCTAAAATGCAAGAAATGGGCGTTCCAATGGAAATCGGCGAAGATAGCATTCGGGTCTTGGAAGCTAAAAACTTAAAAATGGTTAGCGTTAAAACCTTGCCATATCCAGGATTTGCAACAGATTTACAACAACCCCTAACACCGTTACTACTAAAAGCGCAAGGAGAAGGTACGATTGTGGACACCATCTATCCAAAACGCGTTAAGCACATCCCTGAGTTAGTAAGAATGGGAGCAACTGCACGAGTAGAAAGCGATATGATTTTACTAGAAGGACCAGCCATTTTGAAAGGCGTAGAAGTAGAAGCGAGTGATTTAAGAGCAGGAGCATGCCTAGTAACAGCAGGATTAATGGCAGAAGGCACAACAACGATTACCGGAGTAGAAAACATCTTACGAGGCTATGACAATATTGTTGAAAAATTAACCAATTTAGGTGCAGATATTAAAATGAGTGAAATCGAAAACTAATAGGAGTTACGTATATGGGCGATTTATTAACATTAGCAGAACTAGAGAATAAAACATTAAAAGAGATTTACGGATTTGCAAAGGCATTTAAAATTCCATACTATAGTCAAATGAACAAAAAAGAACTCTCATTAGCTGTATTGAGAATGCAAGAAGAAAAGCAAGGTTTTTTTATCGCAGAAGGGGTCTTGGATATTGTCTCGCAAGAAGGCTTCGGTTTTTTACGCCCAATTAATTACACACCAAGCCAAGAAGATATTTATATTTCAGTGTCACAAATCAGACGTTTTGGATTGCGAAATGGAGATAAAATTACAGGAAAAGCGAGACCACCTAAACCGTCAGAGCGTTACTACGGTTTAATGCATGTAAACTCAGTGAATGGGAAGAATCCAGAAGAAGCAAAAGAACGCCCTCATTTTCCTGCATTGACGGCCTTATATCCAGACAAACAAATCCACTTAGAAACAGAACAAACAAGAATTCCAACACGAATGGTCGATATTTTAGCCCCAGTAGGGTTTGGTCAAAGAGGACTGATTGTAGCCCCACCTAAAGCGGGGAAAACTATTTTACTAAAGGAAATTGCCAATGGAATTTCAAAAAACTATCCCGATGCCGAACTCATTATTTTACTGATTGACGAACGACCAGAAGAAGTAACGGATATTGAACGTAGTGTTAAAGGAGATGTCGTGTCCTCCACCTTTGACCAAAAACCTGAAAACCATGTTAGAGTAACAGAATTAGTACTGGAACGTGCGATGCGCTTAGTCGAAGATAAGCGTGACGTGATTATTTTAATGGATAGTATCACAAGACTTGCAAGAGCTTATAACCTAGTAGTCCCACCAAGCGGTCGAACATTAAGCGGCGGAATCGATCCAGCTGCATTTTATCGTCCGAAACGCTTCTTTGGAGCGGCTCGAAATATTGAAGAAGGTGGAAGTTTAACGATACTAGCGACAGCCTTAGTTGATACAGGAAGTCGAATGGATGATATTATCTATGAAGAATTTAAAGGAACTGGAAATTCAGAATTGCATCTTTCACGAGAATTAGCCGAACGTCGAATCTTTCCAGCAATTGATATTAAAAAATCAAGTACCAGAAAAGAAGATCTGCTAATGGATTCAGAACGATTAGAAGAAATCTGGAAACTAAGACGAGCAATGACGGGTGATTCATTAGAATACACCAATAAATTGATTACGATTCTTAAAAAAACCAAGACCAATAATGAGTTCTTTAAACAGTTTACAGATGAAACCTTCAGCCAAAATAAATTGCGTCGTCCAACAAAAAAG carries:
- a CDS encoding UDP-N-acetylglucosamine 1-carboxyvinyltransferase, with the protein product MKKLVINGGKPLSGELTISGAKNSTVALIPAAILADSPVTLEGVPDIQDVHSLIEILTIMGVEVDFKGSTLTIDPTNMVSIPMPSGKIKSLRASYYFMGALLTKYGQGVVGLPGGCFLGPRPIDQHIKGFEALGATVDNEMGAMYLRTSEEGLVGARVYLDVVSIGATINLMLAAVKAKGKTIIENAAREPEIIDVATLLNNMGGKVRGAGTDVIRIEGVEELHGCRHTVIPDRIEAGTYLSIAGAVGTDVVIKNVIFEHLEGLIAKMQEMGVPMEIGEDSIRVLEAKNLKMVSVKTLPYPGFATDLQQPLTPLLLKAQGEGTIVDTIYPKRVKHIPELVRMGATARVESDMILLEGPAILKGVEVEASDLRAGACLVTAGLMAEGTTTITGVENILRGYDNIVEKLTNLGADIKMSEIEN
- a CDS encoding biotin transporter BioY, whose amino-acid sequence is MKLTTKDRIQIALCTALLSISSLIMIPIGPIPITLQVLFMILIPALLGAKKGMLTIGLYLVLGLVGFPVFAGGMGGLQSLLKPSFGYLIGGFVIAAMIGSVANKNASFKSLVTISVISIPVLYSIGISYAYFLMNIVLETPISLSVLITTSISVFLPLDIIKAIVASFLAVRIRKAVGIKTIVS
- the rho gene encoding transcription termination factor Rho — encoded protein: MGDLLTLAELENKTLKEIYGFAKAFKIPYYSQMNKKELSLAVLRMQEEKQGFFIAEGVLDIVSQEGFGFLRPINYTPSQEDIYISVSQIRRFGLRNGDKITGKARPPKPSERYYGLMHVNSVNGKNPEEAKERPHFPALTALYPDKQIHLETEQTRIPTRMVDILAPVGFGQRGLIVAPPKAGKTILLKEIANGISKNYPDAELIILLIDERPEEVTDIERSVKGDVVSSTFDQKPENHVRVTELVLERAMRLVEDKRDVIILMDSITRLARAYNLVVPPSGRTLSGGIDPAAFYRPKRFFGAARNIEEGGSLTILATALVDTGSRMDDIIYEEFKGTGNSELHLSRELAERRIFPAIDIKKSSTRKEDLLMDSERLEEIWKLRRAMTGDSLEYTNKLITILKKTKTNNEFFKQFTDETFSQNKLRRPTKK